In the genome of Microtus ochrogaster isolate Prairie Vole_2 chromosome 14 unlocalized genomic scaffold, MicOch1.0 chr14_random_1, whole genome shotgun sequence, the window ACATGAAAAGTTGTCTTCTCTCCTTTCCAATTCCTCACTTACCAGAATTGAATTTATAATCTTTGCAAAAACCCAAGTTTACCGTTGatgattttattcattaatgaatttctctcatttttgttttcttctcaaactTTAGTGTGTTGTCTCCTTTCATGAACTAGATTCTGAAACTTCtcacacattcttttttgtttttgttttgtttttttgagatagggtttctctgtgaaacagtcctggctgtctagaacttgctttgtagatcaggcttgcctcaaagtcagagatatgcctgcctctgcctactgagtgctgtaCATTAATATTATGAATTTCtagttggatgtggtggtgcatatctaCAATCCTATCAGTTGAGAAgatgatacaaaaaaaaacccctcaagttggaggtcagcctggacatAGCAAGATGTGGTCTCAAGGAACGAAAATTATAAATTTCTCAaaacttgctgggcagtggtggcacacgcctttaatcccagcacttgggaggcagaggcaggcagatttctgaattccaagatagccaggactacacagaaaaaccaaccattctgaaaaaccaaacaaaaagaaccccTGGGAAGCTTGTATAGATAGGGAAGAGTGTAGCCGCAGAGTAGAGGAACTTGTAGTAACCTGAAGTGGTGATGGAGCTGAAAAGCAGCTCAGACAAGCAGAGAACTGAAACTTCTGTTCATTTGACTGAAGCACCATACGGCAAATGTGAGACTGAACGGAGGTACTGATCAGAGGTTTAAACCGTGTGTTTATTTTAGCGCTGCTGGGACATCGCCCTGGGTCCCCTCAAACAGATTCCTATGAACCTCTTCATAATGTACATGGCAGGCAATACCATCTCCATCTTCCCTACTATGATGGTGTGTATGATGGCCTGGCGACCCATCCAAGCACTGATGGCCATTTCAGCCAGTAAGTATTCATAAAATAACCACCCTTCAATGGGTGCTAAAGATTGAAGGCAAATTCTGTGGTATATTTTTGGCTAGAGGGTGCACAGGGTGGTAATGAGAGTGGTGGCATGAAAAGAAGATGGTGTGTAGTTTTCTGTTTACTTGGAGTGATACTATTTACAatcttgtgtatgtatgtataaataaattcataGTTGCTTTCATTCATATTGGGAGACAAAAGGTTTTTGACAATATCTATTATCCTAACAGCTTTCAAGATGCTGGAGAGTTCAAGTCAGAAGTTCCTTCAAGGAT includes:
- the Emc4 gene encoding ER membrane protein complex subunit 4 isoform X2; its protein translation is MNLFIMYMAGNTISIFPTMMVCMMAWRPIQALMAISATFKMLESSSQKFLQGLVYLIGNLMGLALAVYKCQSMGLLPTHASDWLAFIEPPERMEFSGGGLLL